A genomic window from Silene latifolia isolate original U9 population chromosome 11, ASM4854445v1, whole genome shotgun sequence includes:
- the LOC141614911 gene encoding uncharacterized protein LOC141614911, protein MATSSTPSTTSLGKDSWLRSVMDKCILKDDGSNFLEWESNIKSAALSDNVLTYLTDAPPIEPGARASSAVRTAYDDYVRMLNDIKNVLIWSISPKLKLSCISLNAYEIFTRMITMFSQTPKVRQYNEAARFFEAKLERGQKVGPHVLKMVEYVDILERLGCKIPKTLVVDRILHSLPTKFAHFRVNYNMNDMDKSYHEIHALLSQAERDMEASGSEKGDVLTMKLKNMSLGVKKGKGKEKSQFKKSSKKHDKGKGMAVENGNPKAKSVKLSEAECFHCNGKGHYRRSCPKYLEDLKEGHVTLIGYKGRASTSKR, encoded by the exons atggcaacttcatcaactccatcgactacttcactaggcaaagattcatggctaaggtccgtaatggacaaatgtattttaaaagatgacggtagtaactttcttgaatgggaatccaacatcaaaagtgccgcgttgtccgacaatgtgctcacttacttgaccgatgctcctccaatcgagcccggtgcaagagcttcatcggcggtgcggaccgcctatgatgactatgtgaggatgttgaatgatatcaagaatgtgttgatatggtcaatatcgccaaagctcaagctatcatgcatttctttaaatgcttacgagatattcactcgtatgatcactatgttttcacaaacaccaaaagtccgtcaatacaatgaggcggcacgcttctttgaagctaagcttgagaggggccaaaaggttggtccccatgtacttaaaatggtcgaatatgttgacatcctagagcgtctagggtgtaagattcctaaaactcttgtggtggatcgaatccttcactcactccccaccaagtttgcccactttagggtaaactacaacatgaatgacatggataagagttaccatgaaattcatgcactcctctcccaagcggagagggatatggaggctagtgggagtgaaaagggagatgttttaaccatgaagttaaagaacatgtctcttggagtcaagaaaggaaaagggaaagaaaagtcccaattcaagaaatcgtcaaagaaacatgacaagggaaaggggatggccgttgagaatggaaatcccaaggcaaaaagtgtcaagctctccgaggccgaatgtttccattgtaatgggaaggggcattataggaggagttgtcccaaatacttggaggatctcaaggaagggcatGTGACGcttattg ggtataagggacgtgcaagcactagcaaaaggtga